A region of Massilia sp. WG5 DNA encodes the following proteins:
- a CDS encoding bifunctional diguanylate cyclase/phosphodiesterase: MAAVVEEPGPPQLDAMVLGRLLVIQQAIDAMPDEVHIASFVARALESMPGLAEVHVALEGFTDAPNAYMAALKLHCEAECSPVPVLNVMRHLKTGVQCFPIGTPTRRFGWLLLRVDDDAALRPYIAFLSNIAGTLGRILVTRHFQERLALANGELREARDGLELRVAERTRELEYRATHDQLTGLSNRALLIDRLQSAICSAQREGRMVAVVYLDLDSFTFINTGLGNACGDEFLRETARRLARLVRDSDTVARIGSDEFVILLAGLDSAERSSARLNAMLAAVRDPVPLAGKDAVVTCSIGAAIYPLDGADAEMLLRRANSAMLRAKSTGKDNIQLYASTRDAAVAERIELETELRRGVPAGELVLHYQPKLDLATGAFTGAEALVRWQHPKHGLLPPARFIPLAEDSALIVALGERVLLQACLQARIWHEAGFPDATVAVNLAARQLRNARIVDTVKQALHTTGLMPSSLELEITESSIMHDIDHATRLLHELKDFGVAISIDDFGTGYSSLSALRNFPVDKLKIDRSFIHEIETVPSAAAVVLAVISFARTLGMRVIAEGVETAGQAAFLERHGCDEIQGYLVARPLPSVQVLERFRQPAARPWGGAA; this comes from the coding sequence ATGGCCGCCGTCGTCGAAGAACCGGGCCCGCCGCAACTGGACGCCATGGTGCTGGGACGGCTGCTCGTCATCCAGCAGGCCATCGACGCGATGCCGGACGAGGTGCACATCGCCAGCTTTGTCGCGCGCGCCCTCGAGAGCATGCCCGGGCTGGCCGAGGTCCACGTTGCCCTCGAGGGCTTTACGGACGCGCCGAACGCCTACATGGCTGCCCTGAAGCTGCACTGCGAGGCCGAGTGTTCACCGGTGCCGGTACTGAATGTGATGCGCCACCTGAAGACGGGCGTCCAGTGCTTCCCGATCGGCACGCCGACCCGGCGTTTCGGCTGGCTGCTGCTCAGGGTCGACGACGACGCCGCGCTGCGGCCCTACATTGCCTTCCTCAGCAATATCGCCGGCACCCTGGGGCGGATCCTGGTCACCCGCCACTTCCAGGAACGCCTGGCCCTGGCCAACGGCGAATTGCGCGAGGCCCGCGACGGCCTCGAACTGCGCGTGGCCGAACGCACGCGCGAGCTGGAGTACCGCGCCACCCACGACCAGCTCACCGGCCTGTCGAACCGCGCCTTGCTGATCGACCGCCTGCAAAGCGCCATCTGCAGCGCCCAGCGCGAGGGCCGCATGGTCGCGGTGGTCTATCTCGACCTCGACAGCTTCACCTTCATCAACACCGGCCTGGGCAATGCCTGCGGCGACGAGTTCCTGCGCGAGACCGCGCGGCGCCTGGCGCGCCTGGTGCGCGACAGCGATACCGTGGCGCGCATCGGCTCCGACGAGTTCGTGATCCTGCTGGCCGGCCTCGACAGCGCCGAGCGCAGCAGCGCGCGCCTGAACGCGATGCTGGCGGCGGTGCGCGACCCGGTGCCGCTGGCGGGCAAGGACGCGGTGGTGACCTGCAGCATCGGGGCCGCGATCTACCCGCTGGACGGCGCAGACGCCGAGATGCTGCTGCGGCGCGCGAATTCGGCCATGCTGCGCGCCAAGAGTACCGGCAAGGACAATATCCAGCTGTATGCGAGCACGCGCGACGCCGCGGTGGCCGAGCGCATCGAACTCGAGACGGAACTGCGCCGGGGCGTGCCGGCCGGCGAGCTGGTCCTGCATTACCAACCCAAGCTCGACCTCGCCACCGGCGCCTTCACCGGCGCCGAGGCCCTGGTGCGCTGGCAGCACCCGAAACACGGCCTGCTGCCGCCGGCCCGCTTCATCCCGCTGGCCGAGGATTCGGCGCTGATCGTGGCGCTGGGCGAGCGCGTGCTGCTGCAAGCCTGCCTCCAGGCCCGGATCTGGCACGAAGCCGGCTTTCCCGACGCGACCGTGGCGGTCAACCTGGCCGCGCGCCAGCTGCGGAATGCCCGCATCGTCGACACCGTCAAGCAGGCGCTGCACACCACCGGCCTGATGCCGTCCAGCCTGGAGCTGGAGATCACGGAAAGTTCGATCATGCACGACATCGACCACGCGACGCGCCTGCTGCACGAGCTGAAGGACTTCGGCGTAGCCATCTCGATCGACGACTTCGGCACCGGCTATTCCAGCCTCAGCGCGCTGCGCAACTTCCCGGTCGATAAATTGAAGATCGACCGCTCCTTCATCCACGAAATCGAAACCGTGCCGAGCGCGGCGGCGGTGGTGCTGGCCGTGATCTCCTTCGCCAGGACGCTGGGGATGCGCGTCATTGCCGAGGGCGTGGAAACCGCCGGCCAGGCGGCCTTCCTGGAGCGCCACGGTTGCGACGAGATCCAGGGCTACCTGGTCGCGCGCCCGCTGCCGTCCGTACAGGTGCTGGAGCGCTTCCGGCAGCCGGCCGCCAGGCCGTGGGGCGGAGCGGCGTGA
- a CDS encoding MEDS domain-containing protein, whose product MAAPGRHVCLGFTDEPYPAGTHICYLYNSDDERRQILPLYARQALLGHEAFNYVADVPSRADLPRALEELDLAAAVRDRPGQAEAAITAEGYFPMGRFDPDDMLARLREAYVEGQARGLAGARFAGEMTWALRGIPGADRILECESRINELIKEAPMTIMCQYDLNRFDGGLIYDVLNVHPVVIVGGHLLRNPFYQNYG is encoded by the coding sequence ATGGCGGCGCCAGGACGGCATGTATGCCTAGGATTCACGGACGAGCCCTATCCCGCGGGCACGCACATCTGCTACCTCTACAACAGCGACGATGAGCGGCGGCAGATCCTGCCCCTGTATGCGCGCCAGGCCCTGCTCGGGCACGAGGCCTTCAACTACGTGGCCGACGTGCCCAGCCGCGCCGACCTGCCGCGCGCCCTGGAAGAGCTCGACCTGGCCGCGGCCGTGCGCGACCGGCCCGGACAGGCCGAGGCCGCCATCACGGCGGAAGGCTATTTTCCGATGGGGCGTTTCGATCCCGACGACATGCTCGCCAGGCTGCGCGAGGCCTACGTGGAAGGCCAGGCCAGGGGATTGGCCGGCGCCCGCTTCGCCGGCGAGATGACCTGGGCGCTGCGCGGCATTCCCGGCGCCGACCGCATCCTCGAATGCGAATCGCGGATCAACGAGCTGATCAAGGAGGCGCCGATGACCATCATGTGCCAGTACGACCTGAACAGGTTCGACGGCGGCCTGATCTACGATGTGCTGAACGTGCATCCGGTCGTGATCGTCGGCGGCCACCTCCTGCGCAATCCCTTTTACCAGAACTACGGGTGA
- a CDS encoding sulfite reductase subunit alpha gives MTITTEPLRLGGALLLCASYLLMCAGYVRAARARAAAVGASGAITADWLVVYASQTGSAEALARRSAGLLATGGLAARAACISSLDDASLRGAARILFVASTYGEGDAPDTAARFAGRLMAANGKPAGLAHLHYAVLALGDRSYANFCGFGRALDAWLAAAGATPLFERIDVDRNDSRALEDWQHHLGRLAGTMDAPDWEAPAYADWRIAERELLNPGSLGAPLVRLALAPVDAALPAWEAGDLAQLSAPADPDHPREYSIASIPSDGRLELLVRLQRREDGSPGAASGWLCEGATGGDRIRLRIREHQRFRLGENARRPMLLIGNGSGLAGLRGLLRARVKLGVRENWLLFGERNSAHDFLLRGELEGWLDAGWLERLDLAFSRDQAERIYVQDLLRVQADAVRAWIGRGAAIYVCGSLQGMAGGVHEALGEIVGADVLEQLAAEGRYRRDVY, from the coding sequence ATGACGATCACCACCGAACCGCTGCGCCTGGGCGGCGCCCTGCTGCTGTGCGCCAGCTACCTGCTGATGTGCGCCGGCTACGTCCGCGCCGCGCGCGCGCGCGCCGCGGCGGTCGGCGCTTCGGGCGCCATTACTGCCGACTGGCTGGTCGTGTATGCGAGCCAGACCGGCAGCGCCGAAGCCCTGGCCCGCCGCAGCGCCGGGCTGCTCGCCACCGGCGGCCTGGCGGCGCGCGCGGCCTGCATCTCCAGCCTCGACGACGCCAGCCTGCGCGGCGCGGCGCGCATCCTGTTCGTCGCCAGTACCTACGGCGAGGGCGACGCCCCCGACACGGCCGCGCGCTTCGCCGGCCGCCTGATGGCCGCGAACGGCAAGCCCGCCGGCCTGGCCCACCTGCACTACGCCGTGCTGGCCCTGGGCGATCGCAGCTACGCCAACTTCTGCGGCTTCGGCCGCGCGCTGGACGCCTGGCTGGCCGCGGCCGGCGCCACGCCGCTGTTCGAGCGCATCGACGTCGACCGCAACGACAGCCGGGCCCTCGAGGACTGGCAGCACCACCTCGGCCGCCTGGCCGGCACCATGGATGCACCCGACTGGGAAGCGCCGGCCTACGCCGACTGGCGCATCGCCGAGCGCGAGCTGCTGAATCCCGGCAGCCTGGGCGCCCCGCTGGTCCGCCTGGCGCTCGCGCCCGTCGATGCCGCCCTGCCCGCCTGGGAAGCCGGCGACCTGGCCCAGCTCAGCGCCCCGGCCGACCCGGACCATCCGCGCGAATACTCGATCGCCTCGATCCCATCCGACGGCCGGCTGGAACTGCTGGTGCGCCTGCAGCGGCGCGAAGACGGCAGCCCGGGCGCGGCCTCCGGCTGGCTGTGCGAAGGCGCGACGGGTGGGGACCGTATCCGCCTGCGCATCCGCGAGCACCAGCGCTTCCGCCTCGGCGAGAATGCGCGCCGGCCGATGCTCCTGATCGGCAATGGCAGCGGCCTGGCCGGCCTGCGCGGCCTGCTGCGCGCGCGCGTCAAGCTCGGCGTGCGCGAGAACTGGCTGCTGTTCGGCGAACGCAACAGCGCCCACGATTTCCTGCTGCGCGGCGAACTGGAAGGCTGGCTCGATGCCGGCTGGCTGGAGCGGCTGGACCTGGCGTTTTCGCGCGATCAGGCGGAGCGCATCTACGTGCAGGACCTGCTGCGCGTGCAGGCCGATGCCGTGCGCGCATGGATCGGACGCGGCGCCGCCATCTATGTGTGCGGCAGCCTGCAGGGCATGGCAGGCGGCGTGCACGAGGCCCTGGGCGAGATCGTCGGCGCCGATGTGCTGGAACAGCTGGCGGCCGAAGGGCGCTACCGGCGCGACGTGTACTGA
- a CDS encoding 2-oxoglutarate dehydrogenase E1 component, translated as MMQQYEANSYLFGGNAPYVEELYEAYLNNPGSVPDNWRAYFDAMQHMPAVDGSAKPDVAHSSVIASFAERAKQGPIRTVTASPDAELGRKRVAVTQLIAAYRYLGSRWANLDPLQRQERPPIPELDPAFYGFSEADLDTKFNISNTYFGQETASLRDLLNMLRDTYCRSIGAEFMYVSDPTEKRWLQEKLESIRSTPAFTAEKKKHILERLTAAEGLERYLHTKYVGAKRFSLEGGESFIASMDEVIQRAGEQGVQEIVIGMAHRGRLNVLVNTLGKAPSELFEEFEGKHADDLPAGDVKYHQGFSSDISTPGGPVHLSLAFNPSHLEIVNPVVEGSVKARMERRGDRQGKEVLPILVHGDAAFAGQGVVMETLNLAQTRGYGTGGTVHIVINNQIGFTTSDPRDARSTIYCTDVVKMIEAPVLHVNADDPESVVLATQIAMDYRTEFHKDVVVDIVCYRKLGHNEQDTPALTQPLMYKKIAKHPGTRKMYADKLAAQGTIAADGGDQLVAEYRAAMDAGKHTIDPVLTDFKNKYAVDWAPFLNKKWTDAADTAVPLTELKRLSQRITTVPENFKLHSLVEKVLGDRAKMGQGELNLDWGMGEHLAYASLLSSGYAVRLSGQDAGRGTFVHRHAVLHDQNRERWDQGIYLPLANVSDNQANFTVIDSVLSEEAVLGFEYGYSTAEPNTLTIWEGQFGDFVNGAQVVIDQFIASGEVKWGRASGLVLMLPHGYEGQGPEHSSARIERFLQLCADHNMQVVQPTTAAQIFHLLRRQMVRQFRKPLVIFTPKSLLRNKDAGSPLTDLAKGGFQTVIGELDDKIDANKVKRVLVCSGKVYYDLVNTRKTRNATDTAIVRMEQLYPFPHKAFVAELKKFPNATEVVWVQDEPQNQGPWFQIQHNLFESMESGQRLSYAGRPASASPAVGYADKHVAQQKELLETAFSKLKGFILTK; from the coding sequence ATGATGCAACAATACGAAGCCAACTCGTACCTGTTCGGCGGTAATGCGCCGTACGTGGAAGAGTTGTACGAAGCCTATCTGAACAACCCGGGTTCGGTGCCTGACAACTGGCGCGCGTATTTCGACGCGATGCAGCACATGCCCGCCGTCGACGGTTCGGCCAAGCCGGACGTGGCCCACTCCTCCGTGATCGCCTCCTTTGCCGAGCGCGCCAAGCAGGGCCCGATCCGCACCGTCACCGCCTCCCCGGATGCCGAACTCGGCCGCAAGCGCGTCGCCGTCACCCAGCTGATCGCCGCCTACCGCTACCTCGGTTCGCGCTGGGCCAACCTGGACCCGCTGCAGCGCCAGGAGCGCCCGCCGATCCCGGAACTGGATCCTGCCTTCTACGGTTTCAGCGAAGCCGACCTCGATACCAAATTCAATATCAGCAACACCTATTTCGGCCAGGAAACCGCATCGCTGCGCGACCTGCTGAACATGTTGCGCGACACCTACTGCCGTTCGATCGGCGCTGAGTTCATGTACGTCAGCGACCCGACCGAAAAGCGCTGGCTGCAGGAAAAGCTGGAATCGATCCGCTCGACCCCGGCCTTCACCGCAGAAAAGAAAAAGCACATCCTCGAGCGCCTGACCGCGGCCGAAGGCCTGGAGCGCTACCTCCACACCAAGTACGTCGGCGCCAAGCGTTTCTCGCTGGAAGGCGGCGAGTCCTTCATCGCCTCGATGGACGAAGTGATCCAGCGCGCCGGTGAGCAGGGCGTCCAGGAAATCGTGATCGGCATGGCCCACCGCGGCCGCCTGAACGTCCTGGTCAACACCCTGGGCAAGGCCCCGTCCGAGCTGTTCGAAGAATTCGAAGGCAAGCACGCCGACGACCTGCCGGCAGGCGACGTGAAATACCACCAGGGCTTCTCGAGCGACATCTCGACCCCGGGCGGCCCGGTCCACCTGTCGCTGGCGTTCAACCCGTCGCACCTGGAAATCGTCAACCCGGTCGTCGAAGGCTCGGTCAAGGCCCGCATGGAACGCCGCGGCGACCGCCAGGGCAAGGAAGTGCTGCCGATCCTGGTGCACGGCGACGCCGCATTCGCCGGCCAGGGCGTGGTCATGGAAACCCTGAACCTGGCCCAGACCCGCGGCTACGGCACCGGCGGTACCGTCCACATCGTCATCAACAACCAGATCGGTTTCACCACCTCGGACCCGCGCGACGCCCGTTCGACGATCTATTGCACCGACGTGGTCAAGATGATCGAAGCGCCGGTGCTGCACGTGAACGCCGACGATCCGGAATCGGTCGTGCTGGCCACCCAGATCGCGATGGACTACCGCACCGAGTTCCACAAGGACGTGGTCGTCGACATCGTCTGCTACCGCAAGCTGGGCCACAACGAGCAGGATACCCCGGCCCTGACCCAGCCGCTGATGTACAAGAAGATCGCCAAGCACCCGGGCACCCGCAAGATGTACGCGGACAAGCTGGCTGCGCAGGGCACCATCGCCGCTGACGGCGGCGACCAGCTGGTGGCCGAATACCGCGCCGCGATGGACGCCGGCAAGCACACCATCGATCCGGTCCTGACCGACTTCAAGAACAAGTACGCCGTGGATTGGGCGCCGTTCCTGAACAAGAAGTGGACCGACGCCGCCGACACCGCCGTGCCGCTGACCGAGCTGAAACGCCTGTCGCAGCGCATCACCACCGTGCCGGAAAACTTCAAGCTGCACTCGCTGGTCGAGAAGGTGCTGGGCGACCGCGCCAAGATGGGCCAGGGCGAGCTGAACCTGGACTGGGGCATGGGCGAACACCTGGCCTACGCCTCGCTGCTGTCGTCGGGCTACGCGGTCCGCCTGTCGGGCCAGGACGCCGGCCGCGGCACCTTCGTGCACCGCCACGCCGTGCTGCACGACCAGAACCGCGAGCGCTGGGACCAGGGCATCTACCTGCCGCTGGCCAACGTGTCGGACAACCAGGCCAACTTCACCGTCATCGACTCCGTGCTGTCGGAAGAAGCGGTGCTGGGCTTCGAATACGGCTACTCGACCGCCGAGCCGAACACCCTGACCATCTGGGAAGGCCAGTTCGGCGACTTCGTCAACGGCGCCCAGGTCGTCATCGACCAGTTCATCGCCTCGGGCGAAGTGAAGTGGGGCCGCGCCTCGGGCCTGGTGCTGATGCTGCCGCACGGCTACGAAGGCCAGGGTCCGGAGCACTCGTCGGCACGTATCGAGCGCTTCCTGCAGCTGTGCGCAGACCACAACATGCAAGTCGTGCAGCCGACCACCGCCGCCCAGATCTTCCACCTGCTGCGCCGCCAGATGGTGCGCCAGTTCCGCAAGCCGCTGGTGATCTTCACGCCGAAGTCGCTGCTGCGTAACAAGGACGCCGGCTCGCCGCTGACCGACCTGGCCAAGGGCGGTTTCCAGACCGTCATCGGCGAACTGGACGACAAGATCGACGCCAACAAGGTCAAGCGCGTGCTGGTCTGCTCGGGCAAGGTCTACTATGACCTGGTCAACACCCGCAAGACCCGCAACGCGACCGACACCGCGATCGTCCGCATGGAGCAGCTGTATCCGTTCCCGCACAAGGCCTTCGTTGCCGAACTGAAGAAGTTCCCGAACGCGACCGAAGTGGTGTGGGTGCAGGACGAGCCGCAGAACCAGGGTCCGTGGTTCCAGATCCAGCACAACCTGTTCGAAAGCATGGAATCGGGCCAGCGCCTGTCGTACGCCGGCCGTCCGGCTTCCGCATCGCCGGCTGTCGGTTACGCCGACAAGCACGTGGCGCAGCAGAAGGAACTGCTGGAAACCGCGTTCTCGAAGCTCAAGGGCTTCATTCTGACCAAGTAA
- a CDS encoding PepSY-associated TM helix domain-containing protein: MYSTGPTSSSPPAALPAAPRRAVWLRQLHQWHWISSAICLMAMLLFSVTGFTLNHAAQIEARPQVTRQKAALPDALRARLAAFAESHADARLPLSDELASWANKNFPVDVRGVNAEWSEEDAYIALPRPGGDAWLRIGADGRAEYEKTDRGWISWLNDMHKGRNAGAVWSWFIDIFAGACLVFCITGFLILKYHAANRPSTWPVIGFGIVLPIVLALLFVH, from the coding sequence ATGTACTCGACCGGTCCGACATCCTCCTCCCCTCCAGCCGCCCTGCCGGCCGCGCCACGCCGCGCCGTCTGGCTGCGCCAGCTGCACCAGTGGCACTGGATCAGTTCCGCCATCTGCCTGATGGCGATGCTCCTGTTCAGCGTCACCGGCTTTACGCTGAACCACGCGGCGCAGATCGAAGCCAGGCCGCAGGTCACGCGCCAGAAGGCCGCCCTGCCGGACGCGCTGCGCGCGCGCCTGGCCGCCTTCGCCGAAAGCCATGCCGACGCCAGACTGCCGCTGTCCGACGAGCTGGCCAGCTGGGCGAACAAGAATTTCCCGGTCGACGTGCGCGGCGTGAACGCCGAATGGAGCGAGGAAGACGCCTATATCGCCCTGCCCCGCCCGGGCGGCGACGCCTGGCTGCGCATCGGCGCCGACGGCCGGGCCGAGTACGAGAAGACCGACCGCGGCTGGATCTCCTGGCTCAACGACATGCACAAGGGCCGCAACGCCGGCGCCGTGTGGAGCTGGTTCATCGATATCTTCGCCGGGGCCTGCCTGGTGTTCTGCATCACCGGTTTCCTGATCCTCAAATACCACGCCGCCAACCGGCCCTCGACCTGGCCGGTGATCGGCTTCGGCATCGTGCTGCCGATCGTGCTGGCGCTCCTGTTCGTCCATTAA
- a CDS encoding DUF2271 domain-containing protein, giving the protein MTLSRSIALSLPLTFSLTLPLVSNGAMAADLSVKFELPQLNVAEYHKPYVAIWIERADQSVASTLAVLYDVKKKDNAGTKWVKDLRTWWRKAGRDVELPMDGVSGATRPAGVQTLNFAGPKAGLDKLPAGDYKLVIEAAREAGGRELVRVPFTWPAKGKLAASGSGKEELGAVSISVQ; this is encoded by the coding sequence ATGACACTGTCCCGATCGATCGCCCTGAGCTTGCCCCTGACGTTCTCCCTGACGCTGCCGCTGGTGTCGAACGGCGCGATGGCCGCCGACCTGAGCGTCAAGTTCGAACTGCCGCAGCTGAACGTGGCCGAGTACCACAAGCCCTACGTCGCGATCTGGATCGAGCGCGCCGACCAGAGCGTGGCGTCGACCCTGGCTGTGCTGTACGACGTCAAGAAGAAGGACAACGCCGGCACCAAGTGGGTCAAGGACCTGCGCACCTGGTGGCGCAAGGCCGGCCGCGACGTTGAGCTGCCGATGGACGGCGTGAGCGGCGCAACCCGCCCGGCCGGCGTGCAGACCCTGAACTTCGCCGGTCCCAAGGCAGGCCTCGACAAGCTGCCGGCCGGCGACTACAAGCTGGTCATCGAAGCCGCGCGCGAAGCCGGCGGCCGCGAACTGGTGCGCGTGCCCTTCACCTGGCCGGCCAAGGGCAAGCTGGCGGCCAGCGGCTCGGGCAAGGAAGAGCTGGGCGCGGTCTCGATCTCGGTCCAATAA
- a CDS encoding FAD:protein FMN transferase has translation MRAVLVPLDADPVLPDPASRPHGLAGTSMGTGWSARLMLPPALASGPDGDLRGALQRELDGIVAQMSHWDPGSLLSRYNRAPGGSWHALPPQFFAVMDYALSVFDDSGGAYDPAAGALVNLWGFGPVGRYDQAGFYAPAAGAVAAVLAQAREGRPVLDREGRRLLQPGGAVLDLSSVAKGYAVDCLARRLEALGVGHYLVEVGGELRGAGVKGDGQPWWVELEGVPDAADAAGAAAAPAPQAVVALHGLAVATSGDYRRYFHHARRRASHTLDPRTGSPVDNGVASVTVLAPDCMAADALSTALTVMGAEAGLAFAEGRHLAARFLLREGGGLREVHSPAWRALLQ, from the coding sequence ATGCGCGCCGTCCTCGTTCCCCTCGATGCCGATCCGGTCCTGCCCGACCCCGCCAGCCGCCCGCACGGCCTGGCCGGGACCTCGATGGGCACCGGCTGGTCGGCGCGGCTGATGCTGCCGCCGGCGCTTGCGTCCGGTCCCGATGGCGACCTGCGCGGCGCCCTGCAGCGGGAGCTGGACGGGATCGTCGCCCAGATGAGCCACTGGGATCCCGGCTCCCTGCTCTCCCGCTACAACCGCGCGCCCGGCGGCAGCTGGCATGCGCTGCCGCCGCAGTTCTTCGCGGTGATGGACTACGCGCTGTCCGTCTTCGACGATAGCGGCGGCGCCTACGACCCGGCCGCCGGCGCCCTCGTCAACCTGTGGGGCTTCGGTCCCGTCGGGCGCTATGACCAGGCCGGCTTCTACGCGCCCGCCGCCGGCGCGGTCGCCGCCGTGCTGGCGCAGGCCCGCGAAGGCCGGCCCGTGCTCGACCGCGAAGGCCGGCGCCTGCTGCAGCCGGGCGGCGCCGTCCTCGACCTGTCCTCGGTGGCGAAGGGCTACGCCGTCGACTGCCTGGCGCGGCGCCTGGAAGCCCTGGGCGTCGGCCATTACCTGGTCGAAGTCGGCGGCGAGCTGCGCGGCGCCGGCGTCAAGGGCGACGGCCAGCCCTGGTGGGTCGAGCTGGAAGGCGTGCCCGATGCGGCCGATGCGGCCGGTGCGGCTGCCGCGCCGGCGCCGCAGGCGGTGGTGGCCCTGCACGGCCTGGCGGTCGCCACCTCGGGCGACTACCGCCGGTACTTTCATCACGCCCGGCGCCGGGCCTCGCACACGCTCGACCCGCGCACCGGTTCTCCCGTAGACAACGGCGTCGCCTCGGTGACGGTGCTGGCCCCGGACTGCATGGCGGCCGACGCCCTCTCCACAGCCCTGACGGTGATGGGCGCGGAGGCCGGCCTGGCGTTTGCCGAAGGGCGCCACCTGGCGGCGCGCTTCCTGCTGCGCGAGGGCGGCGGGCTGCGCGAAGTCCACAGCCCGGCCTGGCGCGCGCTCTTGCAATGA
- a CDS encoding DUF4198 domain-containing protein, translating to MQARFMKQFGIAFALAGIACAAQAHRPWMLPTSTFIETEREAWVTIDGAVSEGLFNVDHLPLRMDGLTVTDPDGATAPAPAATVGKFRSSVDLRLPKDGTYRVTLAATNVMGSYKLNGETKRFRASEQAAAKEIPAGATDVKSSVMVQRQDTFVTLNKPSSGALKATGTGLELVPVTHPNELRAGEKASFRFQLNGQPLPNFPFSLIPGGVKYRGTINEVRLSTDAKGEASFTLPAANMYWLSAKYPVAESADAKRYSYSATLEILPE from the coding sequence ATGCAAGCCAGATTCATGAAGCAGTTCGGCATCGCCTTCGCCCTCGCCGGCATCGCGTGCGCGGCCCAGGCCCACCGCCCGTGGATGCTCCCGACCAGCACCTTCATCGAGACCGAGCGCGAAGCCTGGGTCACGATCGACGGCGCGGTCTCGGAAGGCCTGTTCAACGTCGACCACCTGCCGCTGCGCATGGACGGCCTGACGGTCACCGATCCGGACGGCGCCACCGCGCCCGCCCCGGCCGCCACGGTCGGCAAGTTCCGCTCCAGCGTCGACCTCAGGCTGCCGAAGGACGGCACCTACCGCGTCACCCTGGCCGCCACCAACGTCATGGGCAGCTACAAACTGAACGGCGAGACGAAACGCTTCCGCGCCAGCGAACAGGCCGCTGCCAAGGAAATCCCCGCCGGCGCCACCGACGTGAAGAGCAGCGTCATGGTCCAGCGCCAGGACACCTTCGTCACCCTGAACAAGCCGAGCAGCGGCGCGCTGAAAGCCACCGGCACGGGCCTGGAACTGGTGCCGGTCACCCATCCGAACGAACTGCGCGCCGGCGAGAAGGCGAGCTTCCGCTTCCAGCTGAACGGCCAGCCGCTGCCGAACTTCCCGTTCAGCCTGATCCCGGGCGGCGTCAAGTACCGCGGCACGATCAACGAAGTACGCCTCAGCACCGACGCCAAAGGCGAAGCCAGCTTCACCCTGCCGGCCGCGAACATGTACTGGCTGAGCGCGAAATACCCGGTCGCCGAATCGGCCGACGCCAAGCGCTACAGCTACTCGGCCACGCTCGAGATCCTGCCCGAGTAA